The DNA sequence CTGAAGGCCTTTCAGCTTGCAGAATCACACTTGAAACATCTGTCCCAGTGGCTGAACATCCTTGAGATGTTCAGGGAGTCCCACTGACCAATGTGTGATCTGAGCCCCTCCAAGTTCTGCTAGAGAGTCACAGAAGACCCTAGACTTGGAGGACTATGGAAGCAGGGACCCCCAGATCACTGCCCTCCTGCCTGCCCTGAATCACTGCTTAGAGCTCACCATGTTCAGCTTCTTTGGGAACCACATCTCCATGTCTGTCCTAAAGGACCTGCTGTACCATACCATTAGGCTGAGGCAGTTGAGCCAGGAGCTGTACCATGCCCCTCTGGAGAGCTGTGATGGGCTGGGTTCACAGGGAGACTTACCCAACATTATGCTGAGCTCATGGATACACTTAGGGCCACAAGGAAGCCCAAGATGGTACTCTTCAGTACTGATCATTGCCCTCAATGTGACATCCCATGAGTCTATAACATGGAGCACCATCTAAACTACTGTTGGATGCATGCCTAGTTGGCTAAAAATATCAAAGACTTTCTCCTGGCAACTGAGAAGTGAAAGTCAATTCCTAGATGTCTGATCATGGATACACAAGACACATGGTTTCAGATCACTGCTCACTAGGCGTGGGTAAAATGATGGTGATGGAGGGGGGCTTGGATTAGAGGAGAAAGGATAACATAGGGAACAATGGGTCCTCTGGATAGGTGTCTTATGCagtcagaaatgcaaatcagaatgcATAGATATGGCTTCAAGCTGGAGAGGTGAGTGAGGGTGTTGTCCTTGCATAATTGTCTATATAAAAATGGTTGGAAATGAacggaaaaaaaaagactccacttcactcctgttagaatgagcacgaacaacaacaaatgttggcgaggctgtggggaaaaaggaacactttatacactgttggtgggaatgtaaattagtacaaccactatggaaaacagtatggcagcgcctcaaaaaactaaatatagaactgccatatgatccagcaattccacacctagggatatacccaaagaaatgtaaatcaggttacaataaaggcacctgcacacccatatttattgcatcattattcacaatagttaagctatggaaatagccaagatgccccactactgatgaatggattaagaaaatatggtatttatatacaatggaatttattcaggcacaaagaagaatgaaattttgttgtctgcaggtaagtggatggaactgaaaaacatcatcttaagtgaagttagctaggttcagaaagccaaaagctgcatgttttctgtcatatgtggaatatagacctaatacaaatacagcaatattatggaaagcaggtcacgctaaggggaggtcacatacaagagagggagggtaaaagaggaaattatgaaggtgtatatggttgatgtaatctctataaaagaatgaatatagaatttttaaaccagttgagaCCACCGTAAGAAAGGgaataaggcagaaagaagaagaatAGAGCAGATGAGCccattcgggttataatacatatacatatgcatgtgatacaaggaaactccctgtgtagctatcttaaacaaataaaaatgtcatttttttctttcttttacaaaatcggagaacaggagggtagaatatgtcctgcctggggggttgataccagtgggagggtggaggaggtgaggaaaggtgAATTTAGGAAGGAATTCACCTTCCtaaaggtgaatatagtgcagaTACTGTGtacgcatgtatggaaatggaaagatgatacctgttgaaactacctcTCCCacgaatggggggaggggaggataaaggagaatggtggagggggtgaattcaagtatgatatatttgatatattgtaagaacttttgtaaatgccacaatgtacccctactcgtacaacaataaaaataaaaaaagaaaaaaatcattaaaacaaaagtaaaaaaaagaaaaattctatgaTTACTTATAATCATGTATCATATTTAATGCTCAAAGGGAGAATTCAAATGTATCCTacatttaacaataaaaataacaatatctcccattaaaaaaatataaaagggtgCAAAGTTGATGTTGGGAAAGTGACCTAGGAGCACCCTGAAAAGTTTTTCTGTGCAATCGAATTTGGGATTTCAGTAGTGGAGAACCCACTCAAGCTGGCAAAGATCATCCCTCACCTCTCCCAGTTTCAAGAGAAGgctggggcatctaggctgaacTGGCCAGGTGTAGAGAGCAGTGGAGGCGCCCCAAGAATGCTCCCTAGCAAGGGGACTTCTGATTCTGACTGACAATCAGGGCTGTGACTTAATAGTTGGTTGACTATTCTTTTCTGTCATAACTTGAAATATAACATTTCACGCATTTAGGGTTTCTACTGAGAAATCAATCTACTGTTAGTCTAATGGGTTTCCTTTAAATGTGACTTAACACTTCATTCTTacagattttaatattctttctttgtcctatatttttgatagttttactgtaatatgtcatggagagctctttttatatctatttggggttctaaaaGGATCCTATACTTGAATGTCCATGTCTTTTATAAGAATTGGGAAGTTTTCTACTgttatttcattgaatagattttTTGTGTCTTCAacctttggtttcattttttggGTATGCTGATTATGCAGATGCTTGATCTTTTAATGATGTTCCAGAGATCTTGAATGCTctcctcattcatttttttttctttttctatctgaATGTAATATTTTGAAAGACCTGTCCACAAACTCTAATAGTCTTTATTCTGCTTGATCTACTGTTCTTGAAGCTTTtgactgaataaaaaaaaaatctgacttattgaacttttcattttcaaggttttttgttttttgtttttttagtgtctctatctctttgctgaatttctcattcatatcctccattgttttccttatttcattcaactgttTATCTGTATTCTTTTGGATTTCATTGGGcattaaaaatcattcttttaaattctttattagaCACTTTACTTTGATATCTTTGGAATGTGTTACTGGAGAGTTACGAACTTTAGGAGGTGCTATGTCActgtttttttgtgctttttgggTTTCTATGTTGAGATTTGCATATCTGCTATGATGAGTGTCTCTCGCACTTTTATGCACTTCCTATGAGTTTCATAGGAAGTGGTTTTCTCCTGATGATGTGTTTTGTATAATGTTGAGTTTATTTCCAACTGGACACCATAGTGTAATCTCTCTGTAGCTTCTTTGGTTCATATTCATGGGCTTGGGCACAGAGTGTCCTATATCTGAGTTAGAGAAACATGTTGTCTCTATAGGTTTTGCAAGAGTGGGGGCACTCTAGCAATATAGGCAGATGTGACATAGGTAGCAGAGTATACGGGGGCAAACTACTACACTGGGAGTCATAGCCTTTACCAGGTGAAGATTTCTCCAGGCACAGTTAACATTGGCTCTGTTACTTGAAAGCAATTTTGATTCTGGTTGCTCTAGTCTTAATGAAGGGCCTGAAGTTCTTGTCTTCTGATTGGACATTGGTGCAGATCCAGATGCTTCACAGGGAGAGGTCAGGCTAGAACCATAACTCCCCTATTGTGGCACTCACATTCAGTCTTGTCAGTAAAACTTGATCTGACAAGGTGCAGGTATGACTGATGTAGATAACCTGTGTAAGTGTGGTGTCAGCAAACATTGTGCTATTCCTCTCTGCTGGTGCTGTGAGGATGTCTGCCCAGGAGTTGGGCCTTAGATTCCACCTAGCTGTGCATAACTGGGGACAGGTCAATGGCAGATAGTTCTTGTCCTCTCTATTCCTCAAGTCGAAGTGTACTCCAGGGTTCAGAGTGGGCCTGGGTTGTGGCTGGAGCTGGGCACGATTTCTTTCAGCTGAgctgggagtgcagctcagtggcagagcaccagcCCAATGTGTGTTAGACCTTGGGCTTGATCCCTAgcacttcaaacaaaacaaaccactaaacaaaaaggaaaaaacataaaagaaaaaaaaatcctcccagCTGAAGTGTCAGGAGGAGTGAGGAAGGGTGGGTGATCACAGCCTGTGCCTAGAAAAGCTTCTCTCTGGGCCTTTTAAAACTGTGCGTCCCTGGGGCAAGACATTGGTCAGGAGTTTTTCACTCCCTGACTTTTTCAGTTGTGATACCTATCAACTATTGAACGAAGTTGAGCTCAGCTGAAACTAGTTGAAATTCTTGTTGGCTGAGTTGTACTTTGGAAGGAGCTAGTGGCTAAACCTATTCAATGGAAAAAGAATagcattttcaacaaatggtgcctAGACAACAAGATAGCCATACACAAAAGAGTGAAGTTGGATCCTTTCCTTAAATGATAtgcaaaagttaactcaaaatgggtcatagACTTAAATGTAACAGCTAAAACTGTAAAACCTTTAGAAGAGGAAAATGTAGTAGCAAATCTTCAAGATCAAGGTCTTGAATGTGTTATCTCCAGTTAGGGAACTTTATTACTTTGCTTTTCATATTTAGTCTGTAATCTACTTGGAACTGACTTATTTCTACTTGTGAGGTCATTTCGTTTCTGTTTAATGTGAATTAAAACCCAGTAAAAAGCTAGCAGTGACACTTGTCATAGAATataatttctacatatttctttttctcagatCTCAATCTAGTTCCTATGGTCAATTTGACCATTCTGGATTTAGTTCCTCAGAATCTTAGTTACCATAGCTATTATAATAACTCTTAATGAATAGTGTAAATTCtccaatctcttttcttttttgtgattgtCTTGGCTAGTCTTAGCCTTTTGCTTTTCTATATACTTTTTAGAATTAGCTCATCAGTTTCTACAAAAGTTgaagctaggattatgggtttgGAATTGAAATGAATCTGCAGGTGACTTTTGGGAGAGTTGGCAGTTTTACAATAGCAGCCTTCCAGCCAAAAAACATGGCATGTCCCTTCCTTAAAATTGTTTAGTTCCTTCCTATCCCACTTACAGTAAACTCCAAATTTGCAAAGTAATCATGAATTTGACTTTTGTCTATCTCTCAGACCTAACCTGCTGCCTCTGCTCTTTTTGTCTTTCTGCTCTTTTTGTCATTCCAATCTTTCTATCTCTTGAACACATTAGATTGGCTCCTACCTgtgtctttgttcttttgttctaACTGCAGGGCCCTTTCCTGAGCCTTCCCAAGGCAGATACCTGTTTAGAGGTAAGACAGCCATAGCGGTTAAGAACAGGTATTGTGGGGCAAAAGGGCCTGGGTTTGAAACACCGCTCTGCACCTGCAAGCTGTGTTGTCTTGAGCATGTTGCTTTGTTTGTCACTCTTTAAGTTTCTTATAAGCAATTGTTATGAAGATAAGATGAATGGGCAGACATAAAAGTCATGGAAGAGTGCTTAGAGCACAGGGAAAGAACTCAATACATTGATATGTTCTCACTGTCCAAGAGCCTCCCGATCCTATAGAAGCAGCCCAGGCTTTTCCCATACTCTGAACTCATTTCAACTTTCCATGTGGCAGAGAATCAGTTGCCCAAAACCATAATGAcaccatgttctctctttcattccaACATTTTCcccaagggttctttttttttttttttttgcagaggtcggaaagattttatttgcagagaatttagttctCCCCAAGGGTTCTAAGATACCTAGTACCCCACCCATCACATGGTTTAGATACTCTTGAGTACTGTTGACTAGGATATTAATTTGCTctaattttacagataaaaaagtCTGTAAAATTGAAAGTAGATACATATTGAGAATTGGTAAAAAATACCAACTGAGCTTCAGTGTGTCATGCTTTAACCTGATTTATCATCTTGGGAACCAAAGTGgcttcatttctttaatttcaaaagTAACTTTTTAATCCCTCCCACCCTACCCTACTGTCTTCTTAGCCAAAACTCCAATATTATCTTCTTGAAGACTTTACCTATTCTCGAATCCTGGGGGAGCTTCAGGGTCAATTAGGGGATGAAGCTGTTTTCTCAGACTAACCAGAAATTCCTACTCCTTTGCTGGAGGGGCTTCTGTACACCAGAAGGTATTGCTCCCAGTGACGTCTCCACATTCCGAAAGATCTGACAATAGGTATGCTCATGAACTTACTCTGGTCACAGATGTGGGTGTAAGTATGGGATGTAAGGGTATGAGTGTAAGCTGGGGGATGCATGTTTGGTACCAAGCAGTGGTCCTTTTCTAAGCACACTGCTTTGAAGTTTTGTCTAAATGCCTCCCCCTACCTCTAGACTGTGAACTTCTGGAAGACAGAATgttattcaattaatttctgtCTCACTTTCTAGCACCCAACACAGGGACACCTAACACATGgaaaaattctgaagaaatatCAATATTAAGAAAGAGTTGATGGGGatgaattcatctatgatatatttgatatattgtgagaacttttgtaaatgccacaatgtaccctcacccagcacaacaacaacaaaaagaaacaaaaaagaaagagttgaattaaaatgtataaactaaaaagtaactaaagtgtCTACCAATAATGAATTAGTAAGATAAATTTTGTTACAAACAAATGATCATTAAAAATCAGGCTAGCATTGATTAAGCTGTGAGATGTCTATAGTATTGCATTAGGTAAAAAGGCAATTCTAGCACAGCTGTGGAAGGAGTCACTTCTGCACATTGGTATTTTCTGTGTGGGTATTTTGTTTCATGTTGAATGAAGGCAGGGTGAAGAGTACAATCTGACCCCCAGAAGCCATATGTCAGAAATGgagtttcttttgagacacaaaTTATTACCTAGTAATTGTCCAAGGGTGACCCATACTGGTATGCAAAGTCATTAATTACATGCTTTCAGGGCTTTAATCTTTTGTTTCTTGATTATAGACATTACAGTGGTGAACATTttccctattattgcttttaaCACCTGGTTACttaatttctttggaaaaattcttAGGAGAAATGATGGCTGAATCAAAggttttcaataaaattttctctGGTTCTAGTTTGGCATTGCtgaatggttttatttatttatttgtttattagatATTTGAGCCATACTTTTAGCTTAGGAACTTAAAAGTGTACTGAAAACCACTTGTTGGTTTAGGAAATTGCTATGTTGGGTAGATGAAGGCAAACTGGAAACAATATTGGCTTCAGTatctctcattcattcattcattctggtgctggggaccaaacccagggcccaGTGCATGTAAGCCCTTTACCACTGGGCTATACTCTCAGCACTTACCTATTCTTTTCTGTTAAACCTTCAGGGATGCTTAGACTAGGTCTCTGGTTCAGTTATTTGTCCTTTGGCGCCCTCGTCTGGGAGATTCACTCATCAGCAGCCTGTGTGGCTCCTCCCAGAGTAGGTGAGTAGTTTGCCCAGGCTAGGTGGAAGTCACTGAGGGAAGGCTTGTGCTGGGCTGAAATAATGAAGGGAGCTCACCTGCTCACCTATGGGCCCAGGTGGTATCTGTGTGGAGGCCACACCCACAAGTCTGGCCTCTTTCAGAGGTTTTTCCAAATGAGCAAAACTTGTCCTACCATTTCAGTTTCATCTCCCATCCATCACTCAACTCTTTGAAAACCCTCTCTGTAGCTTCTCTCCACGCACAGGATAATGGCTATAGCTCCAGCTTTGTGCACAAGGATCTTCACCTTCTGTCTCCATTCTGCCTCTCCAGTCTTATTTCTTCTAACTACTTGTTGTTCCCCTGTGAATTCCATCCCCTGAGCAGGCACAGTCTTtcacacctccaggcctttgcttatgctgtttcctctgcctggagTGCCTGGTCCTTCATTCCTCACTGCAACTCAAAACTTCTCTCCAAGATGCTGCTCAATGATTACTTCCCTAAGGAAGTCTTCCTCAACTACCCAGGCAAGAAGTGTTCCTTGCTGGTGCCCTTAGTGCCCTTTCCTACCATACAGTCCAAGTTTACAGTGCATCATAACAGTGTAGTGTGACTCTGTCCCCTCACTAATCCCCACCCCATGAGCTGGTCCAGTATCTTATTCATATTGCCTAACAGTGATCCTGGCACAATGTGGGTACTcgagaaatatttgttgaatgaatgaatgaaatacttCATGACTGTGGCATTTGGAGGTTCACTAATTGAGGGAAGACATCTGAGGAAGATGTGTTTAAGTATAGGCCTGACCCCACCCAAACCCTGGAGCTGGGAGGGTGAGTTGTGAGGCAGGAGATGGATAGTGAGACCTTTTGTGATTCGTAGATGCTTCAGATCCTGCAGGTGGGTCCCTGAAACTGACTGAGTTCATCTTAGCCATAAGTGTCATGAcgtcatctcaggaatgcagttAAGGCTCAGTCGTGCTGTAGAAGAACTTGTGGAGAGTCACATGCTGGCTGTCATAACTGGAGACATCAGGAATGGGCAGGATGCTGGGCTTTGTGGGGGTTTCCCTGATCACACAGCTATCTCTTGCTTGCACTTAAGAATCTCCAGGATCAAGCACAGGCTGAACTGTGGGTTCTGAGCAGCCCTGTCCCAACAGCAACAGGTCAGTGTCAAGAGAACTGTTGGATGGGCTGggctgtgttgtgtgtgtgtagcttTTAGAGAGCAGAGATGGGATAGGTTCCTTGTTCTGGAGAATGTACGCAGTGTGGATGGATTACTGTGGTCCCGAAGGGGTTTAGGATCCTAATAATTTGGACTTGTTCCCAAAGACAAGGGTGGGTCAGTTGTGTGATCTTGGGAAATTCCTTAACCCCTCTGGGTTTTATTTCCCTCtcaggaaaatggagaaatgatgcTTATTTCCTAAGACCATTTCGAGGACTAAATGGGGGTGATGTGTATAAAAGCTGCTTTGCCTGGTGTCTGGCTCCATAAGGAGTAGAAGCAGTGATTGTCATGATTCTTATTTCCCAGGGCCCAGGGAGGGCAGCTGCCTCCTGGGAAGAGGGATCTCCATCTATGTAGGAAGTGGGGAGTGGAAGGTCATGGGGACATCAGAGCCCCAGATGGGTTAGCACACCACAGATGCTGAGTGTTGGGGCATGGGTTTGTAGGACTGAAGGGACCATGATGAGGGCAGGTCAACTCCTAGAGAGGGTCATGCAGTGAAGGGAAAAGATGGCAATGCCTGTGTTTTCTATACATTgaagtgagaaagaaaacagcacCAACACAAGAGCAGGGCTGTATTTCCTAGGTAgtgtaattattttaatgtttcacTTGCAGCACACAATTGTCTATGGTGGGGGGATCCTGCCATAGGACTTAAACATTTCCATCATAAACAACATAAACATGGTTTTGCTTCAGAGTCGTTAGTTTGTCCTTACTCTTGACTCCAGGTAATTGCTAAGCTACGGGTGGGCTGGAGGGCAGACAAACACAACCCCTGCATCCCAGAGACCCCTAGTCCCAGTAAAGGGACACAGTTGTGCCCTGAGATTTTGCAGGAAAGTTTCTTGAGGGCAGTAACTTTGAGTCAAGCTTGTAAGGGGCCAGGCAGAGTGTGGGGAGGGCGCCTGTGACATGGTGCAGGATGTGGGCAGGAGCAGGAAGTCCGAAGGTCCTGGGAGGAAGCACCCATCCTGCTGaggactggcctggaccataTTATGTGCTGTCCCCAGCTGCTCCACCTCTGCATCTGCCCCTTGCCCTGGGCTGGGGACCAGCTATTATGCCAGACACGCCAGTGGAAGAATCTCTCTTCCAAATCATCCACTGCTACCACCAGTATGCGGCACGGGAAGGGGACATGGAGACCCTGTCCCTGGAGGAGTTGAAGGCCCTGCTCATGGACAATGTGCCCCGCTTCATGGAGACCTTGGTGCGTAGGCCTGGGATAAGGGTAGAGGACGCAGAGGGGACCAGTACTCCCATATGGGGTGGGTTATGGTTGAAAGTGAGTGGCAAGGGTGTTTGGTACAGGGAAGCCGATTTCCAGGAGAATCTCCAGTttaggggagggaggaatgaggcGGTGTGGAGGGAGGGATCTGCCTGACTTTGTTTCCTgtccttcttcttcttgcttgTAGTTTACACCAGTCTAATCATAGCTAACTCTGGGACTCAGCCTTAATCCCTAACCTGCTGATTTTCTGCCCATCCTGCCTCCTGAGCTCAGGCTCACACCTCTGTCTGCTCATAGGCCCATTCAGACAGTGACTGTGCTCCAAACCCTGGACACCTCTCAGGCTCTTAGAGCTCCAGCCTCTTCTCTTGCCCTTCTATCCATCCCTGGGCATGGGGAGGGAGTGGTGGTAGTTTAGGCCTGTGGGGGCTGCCCTAGGCCAGGAAGGGTAGGGGAATATAACTTTCCCATTCACTTCCTGTTTGGAGTCTCTCAGACCTGGAGTTGCCCAGTCCTGAACTCCAGGGTCAGACATCCCCTGGGGCCTACTCATCTTCCCTATCATCAGTCCCAGCCTATGATTATTGGGCTCCTTGGGGACTGTAAGTCTTgggagtgtctgtgtgtgtgctgcCCTCTGTTCCATGCACCAGGTCTCTGGGCTGTCATCTCTACAAAATACTAGGTCCAACCCATTCCCAGAAATGATTCTTCTTTAGTCACTTCCCATGTCCACTGCCAAGCTTTGAGATGGGTCAAGGAGACAGTCTTCTCCTCTGCTTAGTAGAGTGCCTCTGAGGGCTCAGAGAGGGGAACCAGGGTAGAAGGTTATTGTGCTTAATCCCGCTTCCAGGGAACCTTTTCCTTTCCAGGGAAAACTCCATGGGAATATGTCTGAACTGCCAGGCCCAGCACTCATGGGGCTCACAGTCCCATTCTGGTATAGTCCCTTGGAAACAGACACCTGGGCACAGGTAGCAGACCTGGTGAAGGTGGGCCAAGGTGAGAGAAGGTGGGGAAAACCTGCTTGAGGCAGGAAGCCTCCAGTTCTTCTCTGGTGAGTCAGTTTTGTGAAGGTGAAAGGATTATAGGAGCAGTAGATGGTGGTgggtggagaggggagaggggttTCAAACTTGCCTGCAGGGATGAGGGGCTGCCTTCCAAGCCACAGCTGCTTTCAGACGCATCAACTTTCTTCCCCAAATGCTTTGCAAATGCTCCATGATGGGCTGTGCATGCCTGAGCTCTGACACTCATCAAATCTTGCTGAACCCGCTTCAGCTGCCCAGCCTAgtgccccaccatgccctccttgcttctTCTACCTGTGCAGTGTCCTCGCTTTGCTCTGATCCCTGGCTTTCTTCACGTCCTCCTTCCCATCTCGAATGCCTGTTTCCTCTCCATTATCATTCCCAATCCTCAGCCTCAGGGCCACTTTAGGACCATCTGGACAGCTCCAGGGCTCACGGCTCTGTCCTTTCTCTCATTTTGCACTCTATGTAGGCAACACAGGCAAAGTGTCATAAACAATGCCTAGGCAGATGCTGCATCATGCAAACAGAGGACCCCCTTTGTGCTGGCCTTGCAGTTGTGCTGGGACTCAGAGGTGAGGGACAGGCAGACCTGTCCTTGAGGAGCTCCTAGTGTGTGGAAGGAAGTTAGTGTTCGCAGTCAGGGAGCCCTCCTGGGAGCTCCTCCAGGGGAGCTTGTGGTGCATCTAGGAAGTCAGGCTCCATAGCTACCGACTGTGTACTTGAAGTGCATCTGGGTGTGCCAGGCTGCTCAGTACTGCTGAGGAATTGTACACACTTAGCCCATGAATGGTACCATTTTTGTTATCTGTCTATGCCTGTGTCAATCCTGGTAGTGACTGGTGCACCCACCACACTTCTGCCTCTTCAGTGATTTTGTGGCATGTGCCATCCAAGTCACTGCCTCTCAAGCGAGTAGTTGTGACCTGCCCATCCCAGCAGGTGGGGCAGCTGGCAAGTTCTGTGTGCTCTGGTGGATGGCTGATCCTCTGTCTACTCCTTAGGGCCGGAAGGAGCCGTACTACATTTCAGAGCTGTTTCGGGCAGCAGACAAGAACAAGGACAACCAGATCTGCTTTGAGGAGTTCCTGTACATCCTGGGCAAGCTGGTGAAGGATTACCACCTGCAGTACCACAGGCAGCTGTGTGCCTATCACTGTGCCCAGCACAACCTCTACTAGAGGGAGGGCAGGTGGCTTGCCCCAGGAGGAGGTGTGACCTGGCTGTGGGCAGCTGAGTGGGGACTCTGCcgtgtgtgtctgcatgtgtgcacacatacatgtacaaacAATCTCATAAATGTTTCTAAATATTCATCAGTGCATGGTCCTGGGCAATTCCTTAATGATCCAGAAAGAGAAGGTTTAGTCTCTGCCCTGGGAAACatccattttggatgagaaagaCATAGCCCTTGAATCCAAAGTGCTCTTCTGATGGAGGAGACACAGCCCCTGCTTCTAAGAGCTTGTCTGTGGGGAGACACAGTCACCATCCTCAGCTTTCAGTTTGTAAGGAGGAGGAATGTGACCCtctgagaaggaagggagggagcagaTACAAGAGATGTGCAAACATCAAAGCTCCAGACCTTGGTGACAGActgagggagaagagggaagccAGAGTGGAGTCCAAATTTAGGTGCTGGTGACAGAGAGGAAGATGATTTTGGTAGTTGGCTTGGGCATCACAGGAGTCAAGGTGGGGCCAGTGATCCAGGAAGGCAGCACACTGGGTTTTGTGGTTGCTGAGTTAGAGACAGAGGCAAGTGCAAAGCTGACAATCCAGCCTCTTCAGTagccatgaagaggaagatagccttgaaacagggttgtaaaacatggtaagctgtcaattaaaagctgtaacctcaaacagagctgtaaaacatgaggaattgcccattagaggcatgcaaaagttcaggactgagatgaaaagcaccatgcagagataagcacccatttctgcctttctttgtctccacttgtaaataaactttccaaagcaggactcccctgctgttcttatctaaaccttaggtctctaacccactactagccctactttatggaagagcacattccttgtaatcTGATGCCCtacactgccttttaaatatcctgtgaatcctttgttcagggctcataCACAGGGCCCCCTAGCGTAAAATTAAagtctgagttctccactcctctgagtgtcgcttggtttctcctctgactatattgccacaacagcCACATGTCATGGAAAGAACAATGAGTGGAATCTAGGAGATTGTCaaccagggaaggcttcctggaggagggaaGGGTTGGGTCTGCTTTTTGCTAATAAAACATGATGATGGATGTGGGTGTTGCTTCTGATTATGAGTTATTTATGACTCAATGGTCCAAGTTCTCCTGTGGTCCCTGACTCCCAACTGAGACCTGCGTCCATCTGTCTGTGTCATTGGCCCACCCCTCCCTGGAGCCCAAGAATCCAAGGCAGAATTCCCCAGGGAGTCTCCTTTGCCTTCAGACACTGTTGTAGCCCATTTTGTCTTTTGTGAGGATGGAACTAGGAACTAGTGTCTTGATCTTACTGAAGTAGAaacaatagatttttaaaaagagcaacaGGAGGTCATCTCATTGTTCATCTCTGGGAAGACTTTTGCATCCTGTTTCCTTCCAGGGCTTCCCACAGGGCTGTTTTTTACTCTGTGTCCCCATATATAGTC is a window from the Castor canadensis chromosome 11, mCasCan1.hap1v2, whole genome shotgun sequence genome containing:
- the LOC109700749 gene encoding protein S100-A15A, which gives rise to MPDTPVEESLFQIIHCYHQYAAREGDMETLSLEELKALLMDNVPRFMETLGRKEPYYISELFRAADKNKDNQICFEEFLYILGKLVKDYHLQYHRQLCAYHCAQHNLY